The genomic segment GCGCTGGCGGGCGAGAGTACGTCGCCGCCCACGAGCAGCTGCCGGACGCGCGCCAGCTCCTCGGGGAACTGCAGTGCCGCCACGTGCAGTTGGGGTGAGACGAGGAGGAGGGTCGTGATGCGGTGGCGCTGCAGTGCGGCTTTGAGCTGGTCGGGAAACGGAAGCCCGGAGGGCGGCAGCACCAGCGTGCCGCCGTTGAGCAGCGATCCCCACAGCTCGATCAGCGACGCGTCGAAGGAGAGCGGTGAGAACTGCAGATGGGCCTCTCCCGGGCCGAGCTCGACGTAGTCGGCGCCCTTGACGAGCCGGGCGAGAGCCCGGTGCGTGACGGCGACGCCCTTGGGGGCGCCCGTAGAGCCCGAGGTGTAGATGACGTAGGCGAGGTGTTCCGCCGTGGCCGGAACCTCCGGGTCGGTCCCGGGCGGTTCGGTCGTCCCGTCCGTGGACTCCGGCTCGTCGCGGAGGAGCACCCGGGCTGTGGTGCCGGCGAATGCGGCCGCGTGCTCCGTGTCGGTGAGCACGACGCGAGCACCGGCGTCATCGACGACGTAGGCGAGCCGCTCGGCAGGGTAACCGGGATCGAGCGGGAGATAGGCGCCCCCTGCCTTGAGGATGCCGAGCAGACAGACGACCATGTCGACCGACCGGGGCAGACACAGGCCGACGGGCTGGTCGGGAACCACGCCCAGGCCGATCAGCTGGTGGGCCAGACGGTTCGCCCGTGTGTTGAGCTCCCCGTAGGTGAGCGTCACGTCCTCGTGTTCGACGGCGGTCGTCGAGGGGTCCCGTCGTACCTGCTCCTCGAAGAAGGAGGCGGTGGTGCGGTCGCGCGGGAAGTCGCGCGCGGTCCGGTTCCACACCGAGACCACTAGCTCGCGCTCCTCGGGCGGAAGCACGGGCAGGTCGGCGACGCGGGTGTCGGGCTGCCGAGCGGCCGCGGTGAGAAGGTGCTCCAAGCGGCGCACCAGCCGCTTCGCCGTGACCGGGGCGAACAGATCGGTGTCGAACTCCAGCGTCCCGTGGAGTTCGTCGTCGCGCAGGTCGAGGGCGACGGACAGGTCGCGGGCGGCCGTGCCGAGGTGCAGGTCGACCGGGTCGCACGAGGCTTTCGCGTAGTCCGGCAGCCCGGCGGACCGCCTCCGGACGGCGAACTTGGCGGGCGCCGCCTGGCGGTCCGGGTCTCCGCACGCCCCGGCCAGCTCGGCGAGAGCGCCCGGCGGGAGGGTGGAGGAGTGCGCTCGTGCCCGGGCCAGCTCGGCACCGGTCCGGGCGACCAGCTCCCGGAACGTCGGGTCGCCGTCCAGCCGCAGGGTCAGCACGACATCGGTCTCGGGTCGGCCGACGCGCGTGTCCGGGCGGGCCGGGGACGGGCTCACGGGCACCAGGAGCGGGACCGCCGGCTGCGCGGTGTGGCGCGCGAGGAGGACAGCGCCGGCCGCGTATACGGCGGCGGTGGCGTCCGGGGTCCCGGACAGCTCGCTCAGGCTCCCCGTCAGACCGGCCGGCAGGACGAAACGCTCAACCGCGCCGCTGCGGACGGACCGGACCTGGCGAGGTAGGTCCGTCGGCAGGTCCAGCACGGGGAGCGGCGACTGCGCCTGCCAGTACGCGAGGTCGGCGGCGGCCTGCCCGGCGGAGGGCCGTGCCTGCTGCGGCGGCTCGGCGTGGGCGAGGGTCTCGCCCTCTCGGGCCGCGCTGTAGGCGTGCGCGTGCTCGACGAGGAAGGCGTCCAGCCCGACGGCGTCCAGCAGTGAGCGGTGGGCGACAGCGACCAGGAGGCGGTCCCCGTCGGCGACGCGCAGAGCGCGGATCCTGAGGAGGGGGCCGTGCGGGAGCGTGAACGGCGCGACGGCTTCCCTTACGGCCACGTCGATCGCCTCGTCGGCCGACACCCGCAACTCGGCGAAGTCGACGGGCGCCGTGTCCGGCGGCGACGCGGGACTGCCGTTCGCCGTGACGTGGGCGTTGTGCGACGCCGCAAGGTGGACCGTGACCGTGCGAAGAGCGTCGCGTGCGGCTTCGCCGTCGAACTCCCCCCTGATCCGCAGGCACCGGACCACGTGGTGGCTCGGGTGCGAACCGAGTTCGGGATCGGGCTCGTTCGACGCGGCCATCGGGTGTGCCGGGGTCGTCACAGTGCTTCCTCAGTGGTCTTGCCGAGCGGCTGTAGGTCTCGCAGGCCGACTCCGTCGGGCCCCAGGACGGTGCGAACGGGCAGGCTCTTGATGCCCGCGATGAACGTGGAGTGGAGGTGGCGGGGTTCACCGGCGAGCTCGATCCGCTCGAAGTTCCGGGCGATCTCCTCGAAGAGCACGGTCAGGGCGAGCCTCGCCACGTGCGCGCCGATACAGCGGTGCGCCCCGACACCGAACGCGATGTGCCGGTTCGGCTTCCGGTCCACCGCGAAGCGAAACGGCCGGGGGAACACGCTCTTGTCACGGTTGGCCGAGCCCAGCCACGCGGTGACGGGTTGTCCGGCACCGATGCAGGTGTCACCCAGCCGCACCTCGTCGGTGGAGTGACGCAGCGCGTGATTGGCGGGCGACGTCCAGCGCAGGATCTCCTCCACCAGGGAGACCGTGTCCCCGGAGGCTCGCCACCTGGCGAACTCACCGGGGTTCTCCAGCAGCGCCAGGAGGCCGCCGCTGGCCGCGTGCGACGTGGTGACGGTCGCACCGATCAGGAGGCTGTAGGCGTTGAGGATGACCTCCTCGCGGCTCAGCGGCTCACCGTCCGGCGCGGCTCGCAGGAGCGCCCCGATCAGGTCGTCCGCCTCGGCCCGCCCCGGTCGGGACACCTCGGTGGCGAAGTAGAGGAAGATCTCGGAGTGCGCCCGGCTCAGCACCTGGGAACGCGAGGAACCCTCCGGTGCGTAATCCGGGTCGGACTCCGCCACCGCCGCGTACGTGAAGTGCTTCAGTCGGTCCCAGGAGGACTCCGGGATCCCGAGCAGCAGACCCGCGATGGCGATCGGGTAGTACGCGGCCTGGGCCGCGAAGTCCCAGGTCTCCTCGCGGGCAGCGACGGAGAGCAGCCGCCGCGAGAACTGCCGCAGCGCGGGCTCGTGGTCGCGGACCGCCTGCCGGGACACATGCGGGGCCAGCGGGTCCTTGAGCCGTTTGTGCTCCGGCGGGTCGGTTACCGCGAGCATCTTCCCGCCGGCGATGTCGGTCTGACCAAGCGTCGTCAGGATGTTGCCCCGCGACGTCGTGAACTCGGTGTGCCTGGCCAGCACCCGTGACACGTCCGCGTGTCGCGTGACGGCCCAGAATGCCGGCTTCGCGCCGACGGGGCACTGCCGGTGGACGGGATCCTCGGCGCGCAGCCGCGTCCACACCGGGTGCGGATCGCCGGTGCCGTAGAACTGCGGGTCGGACAGATCCGGTTCGGGACCGTTCTCCCCGGCCGGACCGCCAGAGGTTATGCGCATGCGTCAGCCTCCCTTTGCCACGAGTGGACGCTCCTTGACGACGGGCTGGAGCGGCTCAGATGTAGTCTTCGGCGCCGCCGGTGCGGACCGTGTCGAGCGTGAAGCAGTGGAAGCCGCCGCCGAAGAGCCGACGGTGGCGGTGCTGAACCGGGACCACGGTGAAGTGGTGCTCTTCGAGCGTGCGGATGAGGGTCTTGCAGGCGTCGTTGACCATGACGGTGTTCTCGTCGATGGAGAGCACGTTGAGGTCGATGTACGGGCTTGGCGGGATGGGGTCGCCGTCCGGGTACTGCGGGTAGTCGCTGATCTGCGGGGCCGGCGGCACGATCAGATCCCACGTGCGCAGCGGCTCGGGCAGGAAGTCCGCCACGTCCGCGGAGCGCACCAGCAGAGTGCCCGGCCGCAGGGGGACGACGACGCTGTCGATGTGGCTCTGGGTCAGCTTGTGCATCCGGTGCACCCGGAAGCGGCCCTGGAGGTGCCGCTCCAGCCAGTCACAGGCAAGGGCGTGGTTGGCGTTGGAGATGTTGACGATCAGGTCCCGGCCGAGCCGCAGGCAGTTCGCGGCGTCGATCATCAGCTCCACGCCCGCGTCGTACGGAGACGGCTGGGGGTTTTCCGGCACCTCGATGTTGGGCGCGGCGTTTTCGTTGTTCGGGTCGAACGAGGCGTCCGTCATCACCGGCCGGGGCATGGTCGTCCAGCGCGCGCCCTGATTGAAGTACTCCATGAACACCGGCTTCAGGAACTGGTTCTCGAAGTAC from the Streptomyces sp. NBC_01335 genome contains:
- a CDS encoding cytochrome P450; its protein translation is MRITSGGPAGENGPEPDLSDPQFYGTGDPHPVWTRLRAEDPVHRQCPVGAKPAFWAVTRHADVSRVLARHTEFTTSRGNILTTLGQTDIAGGKMLAVTDPPEHKRLKDPLAPHVSRQAVRDHEPALRQFSRRLLSVAAREETWDFAAQAAYYPIAIAGLLLGIPESSWDRLKHFTYAAVAESDPDYAPEGSSRSQVLSRAHSEIFLYFATEVSRPGRAEADDLIGALLRAAPDGEPLSREEVILNAYSLLIGATVTTSHAASGGLLALLENPGEFARWRASGDTVSLVEEILRWTSPANHALRHSTDEVRLGDTCIGAGQPVTAWLGSANRDKSVFPRPFRFAVDRKPNRHIAFGVGAHRCIGAHVARLALTVLFEEIARNFERIELAGEPRHLHSTFIAGIKSLPVRTVLGPDGVGLRDLQPLGKTTEEAL
- a CDS encoding non-ribosomal peptide synthetase → MTTPAHPMAASNEPDPELGSHPSHHVVRCLRIRGEFDGEAARDALRTVTVHLAASHNAHVTANGSPASPPDTAPVDFAELRVSADEAIDVAVREAVAPFTLPHGPLLRIRALRVADGDRLLVAVAHRSLLDAVGLDAFLVEHAHAYSAAREGETLAHAEPPQQARPSAGQAAADLAYWQAQSPLPVLDLPTDLPRQVRSVRSGAVERFVLPAGLTGSLSELSGTPDATAAVYAAGAVLLARHTAQPAVPLLVPVSPSPARPDTRVGRPETDVVLTLRLDGDPTFRELVARTGAELARARAHSSTLPPGALAELAGACGDPDRQAAPAKFAVRRRSAGLPDYAKASCDPVDLHLGTAARDLSVALDLRDDELHGTLEFDTDLFAPVTAKRLVRRLEHLLTAAARQPDTRVADLPVLPPEERELVVSVWNRTARDFPRDRTTASFFEEQVRRDPSTTAVEHEDVTLTYGELNTRANRLAHQLIGLGVVPDQPVGLCLPRSVDMVVCLLGILKAGGAYLPLDPGYPAERLAYVVDDAGARVVLTDTEHAAAFAGTTARVLLRDEPESTDGTTEPPGTDPEVPATAEHLAYVIYTSGSTGAPKGVAVTHRALARLVKGADYVELGPGEAHLQFSPLSFDASLIELWGSLLNGGTLVLPPSGLPFPDQLKAALQRHRITTLLLVSPQLHVAALQFPEELARVRQLLVGGDVLSPASAAHLLPYLDDTRFLHVYGPTECTLFATWKPIEAVDTSRPTIPIGRPIANTQAYVLDEDLNPLPAGVPGHLWLSGDGLAREYLGRPELTRERFLPDPFGPPGSRIYRTGDLARWLPDGDLEFLGRSDDQIKIRGYRIELGEIDVALAAHPDIRSVATVVRDDVPGGQALVAYLVGDRHPGDAELREHLGSRVPAFMVPTAFVRLDAIPLTSNGKVDRRALPAPEFGGGGSPEDGPCSSLEEQVLGTIAETLGLRAVGAEEDFFDLGGNSLLLVDLFTRLERLVPDSGLSLVDLLENRTGAGIAALIERSRERA
- a CDS encoding glycine amidinotransferase, with the protein product MRLNSFDDFTPLKEIVVGSADGYADRILDLSFDMFISDNLSGTRGYFPSLSTWRESEARSRRNDPDRLALKKRLLDELVEDVEGVAQQLEALSVKVHRPVEPAPDLTRVTTPAWDAAVVPPLNVRDNTLVMGDEIIEMPPTLRDRYFENQFLKPVFMEYFNQGARWTTMPRPVMTDASFDPNNENAAPNIEVPENPQPSPYDAGVELMIDAANCLRLGRDLIVNISNANHALACDWLERHLQGRFRVHRMHKLTQSHIDSVVVPLRPGTLLVRSADVADFLPEPLRTWDLIVPPAPQISDYPQYPDGDPIPPSPYIDLNVLSIDENTVMVNDACKTLIRTLEEHHFTVVPVQHRHRRLFGGGFHCFTLDTVRTGGAEDYI